GAGAAACTCCCGGACTGCCTGGAGGAGACAGCCTGGACCGACGACGAACCCGAACTCGTGATGGGCGTGCGCCACGCGGACCGGCCCCACTACGGGGTCCAGTACCATCCGGAGAGCATCCTCACCGACCGGGGGAAAGATATCGTTCGCGCATTTATCGGCGAAGTATGCAGTATCACGTAAACGGCGAACTGGTCCCCGAGGCCGAGGCGACAGTTTCCGTCGACGACCGGGGCTTTCAGTACGGTGACGCCGGATTCGAGACGCTGCGAGCCTACGGCGGGACGCTCTTCAAGTGGGCGGAGCACCTCGACCGACTCCAGAACACCTGTGAACTGCTGGGAATGCCAGATGTCATCCCAGGGGACCTCCGCGAGCGCGTCGAGGCGACCCTCGACGCGAACGACCTGGCGGAGGCCTACGTCCGGATGTCGATCACACGAGGGGTGCAGCCCGGCGCGTTGACCCCCCAGCCGGAGGTCGACCCGACAGTGGTAATCATCGTGAAAGAACTCCCGCGAGCGGGCGTCCACGGGACCCCCCGCTGGGACGGACCGGCGACGGTGAAACTCGTCGAAACCCGGCGCAACCACCCCGACGCGATTCCTCCGGGCCTGAAGACCCACAACTACCTCAACGGCATCCTGGCACGCCTGGAGCTTCGAGCCGAGGACGGCCGGATCGAGGCCGACGACGGGATCATGCTGGACACCGAGGGCTACGTGGCGGAGGGGACCACGGCAAACGTCTTCTTCGTCGAAGACGGCGTGCTTCACACCCCCTCCCTCGACGGCCCGATCCTGGCCGGCGTGACCAGAGACGTGGTCCTCGAACTCGCGGCCGACCTCGACATCCCGGTCGAGACGGGTCGCTACCGCCCGGAGCGCCTGCGGGAGGCCGATGAGCTCTTCCTGACCAACACCACGGGCGAGGTCTGGCCGATCGGCAAACTCGACGACCAGCCCTTCGAGGTGGGGCCGGTGACCGAACGGCTCCAGGCCGCCTACGACGAACTGGTCGAGGAGTTCTACTGACGAGGACGTACACCACGATCGATGGACACCCTTGACCTGACAGACGGCTTTTCGATTCACGACTATCGCCACGGACTCAAATTGCTTCGCCAGGACGGGGAGCGGATGCTGCTCGAAAACCGCGAGGAGTATGCCTGCCCGGCCTGCGGCGAGCCTTTCGAGCGACTGCTGGTGACCGAAAATACAGTCCACTCCTTCCAGACACCGCCCTCCGGGCCGATCTGTCTGGCCCACACGGGAGAGAAACTGCTCGTGCTGACCCACTGACTTCGAATTTCGAAATCGAGTTGCGAAAACTGGAATCTATCGCCGGACTTATTACGATGTGCGGGTTTTCATCGGTAATGCCAGACGACCGGACCGTACTTCTCATCGGAAGTGGGCCGATCCAGATCGGACAGGCTGCCGAGTTCGACTACTCCGGTGCACAGGCCTGCCGAGCCCTCCAGGAGGAGGGCGTCCGGGTCGTCCTCGTGAACTCCAACCCGGCGACGATCATGACCGACCCCGAGATGGCCGATAAGGTCTACATCGAGCCGATCACCACCGAGGCCATCGCGGCGGTCATCCGGAAGGAGGAGCCTGACGGGGTCATCGCCGGACTGGGCGGCCAGACCGGCCTGAACGTCACCGCCGAGTTGGCCGAACAGGGCGTCCTCGAGGAGCACGACGTCGAGATCATGGGGACCCCACTCGATACGATCTACGCGACCGAGGACCGCGAGCAGTTCCGCGACCGGATGCAGAACCTCGATCAACCGGTTCCGAAATCGGTCACCATCGAGTCCATGGACGACATCGAGGACGCCGTCGACTCGGTCGGCGGGCTCCCGGTCATCATGCGCACGACCTACACCCTGGGCGGCCAGGGATCGGGGGTCGTCCACGACATGGACGAACTCCACCAGCGGGTAAAACGCGGTCTGAACCTCTCGCGGAACCACGAGGTGATGATCACCGAGTCCATCGACGGCTGGGTCGAACTGGAGTATGAGGTCATGCGTGACGCCGCGGACTCCACGATCATCATCTGCAACATGGAGAACCTGGACCCGATGGGGATCCACACCGGCGAGTCGATGGTCGTGACCCCGAGTCAGGTCATCCCCGACGAAGGCCACCAGGAGATGCGGGATGCGGCACTGGAGGTCATCCGCGATCTGGGCATCCAGGGCGGCTGTAACATCCAGTTCGCGTGGCACGACGACGGCACTCCCGGCGGGGAGTACCGGGTCGTCGAGGTCAACCCGCGTGTCTCCCGGTCCTCCGCGCTGGCCTCGAAGGCGACCGGCTACCCCATCGCCCGGGTGACCGCGAAGGTCGCACTGGGCAAGAAACTCCACGAGATCGAAAACGAGATCACCGGCGAGACCACCGCGGCCTTCGAACCGGCCATCGATTACGTGGTCACCAAGGTCCCCCGGTGGCCCAAAGACAAGTTCCCCGAGGTCGACTTCGAGCTCTCGACGGCCATGAAATCGACCGGCGAGGCGATGGCCATCGGCCGAACCTTCGAGGAGTCCCTGCTCAAGGCCCTGCGCTCGACGGAGTATGTCCCCGCCGTGGACTGGGAGACGGTCTCGGACGAACAGCTGATCGAGAACCACCTGGAGCGGCCGACCCCGGATCGGCCCTACGCCATCTTCGAGGCCTTCGAACGGGGCTACTCGACCGCGGAGATCGTCGCGTGGACCGGCATCGAGGAGTGGTACATCGAACGCTTCGAGAACGTCGCCGCGGCGGCCATCGACGCCGCAGCCGGCGACTTCGAGACGGCCATCGAGACCGGCTTTACCGACGCCGAGGCCGCGGCGATGGCGACGACCGGCGAACCCGACCTCACCGCCACCGGTGGCGGGGTCGGCCCGACCGAGGTCGATCTCCCAGGCACGGAGTCGAACCCCGAAGTCAGCGTCGAGACCGCAGCAGCCGCGGGGCTCCCCCGGACGTTCAAGCAGGTCGACACCTGTGCGGGGGAGTTCGCCGCCTCCACGCCGTACTACTACTCCTCGCGGTCCCCGAGCGAGCGCACCCGCGAGGAGGTCCAGACCGACCCGGACGTCGAGAGTGTCGTCATCGTGGGAGCCGGCCCGATCCGGATCGGGCAGGGCGTGGAGTTCGACTACGTGACCGTCCACGCGGTCCGGGCCCTCCGGGAGGCGGGCATCGAGACCCACATCGTCAACAACAACCCGGAGACCGTCTCGACCGACTATGACACCTCCGACGGCCTGTTCTTCGAGCCGATCACCGCCGAGGAGGTCGCGGACGTCATCGAGGCCACGAACGCGGACGGCGTGATGGTGCAGTTCGGCGGGCAGACCTCCGTGAACATCGGCGACCCGCTGGCCGCGGAGATCGAACGCCGGGGCCTCGACTGTGAACTGCTTGGCACCAGCGTCGAGGCGATGGATCTGGCGGAGGACCGCGACCGGTTCAACGTCCTGATGGACGAGATGGGCGTCGTCCAGCCCGCCGGCGGAACGGCCACCAACGAGGCCGAGGCACTCGACCTGGCCCACGAGATCGGGTATCCCGTGCTGGTTCGGCCGAGTTACGTCCTCGGTGGGCGCGCGATGGAGGTCGTCTACGACGACACGGAGCTCAAATCCTACATCGAGGAGGCCGTTCGGGTCTCCCCCGAGAAACCGATCCTCGTCGACGATTACCTGGAGGGAGCCATCGAACTCGACGTGGACGCCGTCGCGGACGGCACGGACGTGCTCATCGGCGGCGTGATGGAACACATCGAGTCTGCCGGGGTGCACTCCGGGGACTCCGCGGTGATGATCCCGCCACAGAACCTGGACGAGGAGACGATGGCCCGCGTCCGGGAGGTCGTCGAGGACATCG
This region of Halodesulfurarchaeum sp. HSR-GB genomic DNA includes:
- a CDS encoding aminotransferase class IV — its product is MQYHVNGELVPEAEATVSVDDRGFQYGDAGFETLRAYGGTLFKWAEHLDRLQNTCELLGMPDVIPGDLRERVEATLDANDLAEAYVRMSITRGVQPGALTPQPEVDPTVVIIVKELPRAGVHGTPRWDGPATVKLVETRRNHPDAIPPGLKTHNYLNGILARLELRAEDGRIEADDGIMLDTEGYVAEGTTANVFFVEDGVLHTPSLDGPILAGVTRDVVLELAADLDIPVETGRYRPERLREADELFLTNTTGEVWPIGKLDDQPFEVGPVTERLQAAYDELVEEFY
- a CDS encoding flagella cluster protein, which encodes MDTLDLTDGFSIHDYRHGLKLLRQDGERMLLENREEYACPACGEPFERLLVTENTVHSFQTPPSGPICLAHTGEKLLVLTH
- the carB gene encoding carbamoyl-phosphate synthase large subunit, translating into MPDDRTVLLIGSGPIQIGQAAEFDYSGAQACRALQEEGVRVVLVNSNPATIMTDPEMADKVYIEPITTEAIAAVIRKEEPDGVIAGLGGQTGLNVTAELAEQGVLEEHDVEIMGTPLDTIYATEDREQFRDRMQNLDQPVPKSVTIESMDDIEDAVDSVGGLPVIMRTTYTLGGQGSGVVHDMDELHQRVKRGLNLSRNHEVMITESIDGWVELEYEVMRDAADSTIIICNMENLDPMGIHTGESMVVTPSQVIPDEGHQEMRDAALEVIRDLGIQGGCNIQFAWHDDGTPGGEYRVVEVNPRVSRSSALASKATGYPIARVTAKVALGKKLHEIENEITGETTAAFEPAIDYVVTKVPRWPKDKFPEVDFELSTAMKSTGEAMAIGRTFEESLLKALRSTEYVPAVDWETVSDEQLIENHLERPTPDRPYAIFEAFERGYSTAEIVAWTGIEEWYIERFENVAAAAIDAAAGDFETAIETGFTDAEAAAMATTGEPDLTATGGGVGPTEVDLPGTESNPEVSVETAAAAGLPRTFKQVDTCAGEFAASTPYYYSSRSPSERTREEVQTDPDVESVVIVGAGPIRIGQGVEFDYVTVHAVRALREAGIETHIVNNNPETVSTDYDTSDGLFFEPITAEEVADVIEATNADGVMVQFGGQTSVNIGDPLAAEIERRGLDCELLGTSVEAMDLAEDRDRFNVLMDEMGVVQPAGGTATNEAEALDLAHEIGYPVLVRPSYVLGGRAMEVVYDDTELKSYIEEAVRVSPEKPILVDDYLEGAIELDVDAVADGTDVLIGGVMEHIESAGVHSGDSAVMIPPQNLDEETMARVREVVEDIATALETVGLLNVQLAIQDDTVYVLEANPRSSRTVPFISKATGVPIAKIAAKVMAGQSLAEQGIEEQIPEQVSVKEVVLPFDRLPGSDPTLGPEMKSTGEVMGTANTWAKAYQKAQMAINKPIPTEGTALIDLNNPEFPDRDSAAGRELIEGYARHFAIADFEDESDFEAAIESGDIDLIISRNRDPLQVAVEQDVTYFSTYPSAKAALAAIEAQDEPLDIESVSERPKRTAKWGLE